The following are encoded together in the Actinoplanes sp. N902-109 genome:
- a CDS encoding response regulator transcription factor: MATVLVVDDEPDIRDLLVKRLGQDGHLVLPADGGAEALALVESRGVPDAVVLDLDMPGMDGFELLERLRGRHPQLPVLIVSVLWADDVHERVRHLSADFLAKPFTAAALTAGVRQLLGLPSRGDDAGVGRR; encoded by the coding sequence GTGGCGACGGTGCTGGTGGTCGACGATGAGCCGGACATCCGTGACCTGCTGGTGAAACGGCTGGGGCAGGACGGGCACCTGGTGCTGCCGGCCGATGGCGGGGCGGAGGCCCTGGCGCTGGTCGAGTCCCGGGGCGTACCCGACGCGGTGGTTCTCGACCTCGACATGCCCGGCATGGACGGTTTCGAGCTGCTGGAGCGGTTGCGCGGCCGGCACCCGCAGCTGCCGGTGCTGATCGTGTCGGTGTTGTGGGCCGACGACGTGCATGAGCGGGTCCGTCACCTGTCGGCCGACTTCCTGGCCAAGCCGTTCACCGCTGCGGCTCTGACGGCCGGTGTACGGCAGCTGCTCGGCCTGCCCAGCCGCGGTGACGATGCCGGGGTGGGCAGGCGATGA
- a CDS encoding alpha/beta fold hydrolase, translating to MTTSADPGSGAAPAWFTDALAAPVTEHEVTVAGTAIAYRAWGAPAGQGVVLVHGAAAHSRWWDHVAPLLLDSGRVVALDLSGHGDSGRRDAYSLDLWMREVLAVIADAGLGGSAVVIGHSLGGAVTLRLAASAGARIAGVVLLDSPLAVPGVEQRASRERRAFGAPPRVYPSRAAIVRHFSPMPKQPVLGYVAEHVAATSVREVSGGWGWKWDPAVFARERVENTLTTVDCRVALVNAEHGVVSADRRDAMAERLGPATEIVEIAGAQHHIMLDQPLALVAALRKLLAGWG from the coding sequence ATGACCACTTCGGCCGATCCCGGATCCGGTGCGGCTCCCGCCTGGTTCACCGACGCCCTGGCCGCCCCCGTCACCGAACACGAGGTCACGGTGGCCGGCACCGCGATCGCCTACCGGGCCTGGGGTGCGCCGGCCGGCCAGGGCGTCGTGCTCGTGCACGGGGCTGCCGCGCACTCCCGCTGGTGGGACCACGTCGCGCCGTTGCTGCTGGACAGCGGGCGGGTCGTCGCGCTCGACCTGTCCGGGCACGGTGACAGTGGCCGGCGCGATGCGTACAGCCTCGATCTGTGGATGCGGGAGGTGCTCGCCGTCATCGCGGATGCCGGGCTCGGCGGATCCGCGGTGGTGATCGGGCACAGCCTGGGCGGGGCGGTGACGCTGCGGCTCGCCGCGTCCGCCGGGGCCCGGATCGCGGGCGTCGTGCTGCTCGACTCGCCGCTGGCCGTTCCCGGGGTGGAGCAGCGGGCGAGCCGGGAACGCCGCGCGTTCGGGGCGCCGCCGCGCGTCTACCCCTCGCGGGCGGCGATCGTCAGGCACTTCAGCCCCATGCCCAAGCAACCCGTGCTCGGCTATGTCGCCGAGCACGTCGCTGCCACCTCGGTCCGCGAGGTGAGCGGCGGCTGGGGCTGGAAGTGGGATCCGGCGGTCTTCGCCCGCGAGCGGGTCGAGAACACCCTGACCACCGTGGACTGCCGGGTGGCGCTGGTGAACGCCGAGCACGGCGTCGTCTCGGCCGACCGCCGCGACGCCATGGCCGAGCGGCTGGGCCCGGCCACCGAGATCGTGGAGATCGCGGGTGCGCAACATCACATCATGCTGGACCAGCCGCTCGCGCTGGTGGCCGCGCTGCGGAAACTGCTGGCCGGATGGGGCTGA
- a CDS encoding TIGR03620 family F420-dependent LLM class oxidoreductase, with the protein MAQRLVSVWQPFFLGSESPRAAVEAAIELEELGYSRIWFSAGFDDVIPHRFRELLDGTSRIGVATGIATIWHTSPAGVAAFTEDAERAHPGRFLLGLGASHAVLVDGDGTAYRRPYTKMVEYLDALDAAGIAPERRVLAALGPRMLELSRDRSAGAHPYFTTVEHTAEARTAIGPHRLLAPEVAVVLDPDPTSARATARQYTTGYLTLPNYTNNLRRFGWTDADFADGGSDRLVDAVIPWGTAEQVAAALDKHYRAGADEVAIQVLNGGDATTFPAEAFRALARELIGGN; encoded by the coding sequence ATGGCACAACGACTTGTGAGTGTGTGGCAACCGTTCTTCCTCGGCAGCGAGAGCCCACGGGCCGCCGTCGAGGCCGCGATCGAGCTGGAGGAGCTCGGCTACTCGCGGATCTGGTTCTCGGCGGGCTTCGACGACGTCATCCCGCACCGCTTCCGCGAGCTCCTCGACGGCACCAGCCGCATCGGCGTCGCCACCGGCATCGCGACGATCTGGCACACCTCGCCCGCCGGCGTGGCCGCGTTCACCGAGGACGCCGAACGAGCCCATCCCGGCCGGTTCCTGCTCGGGCTCGGCGCCAGCCACGCCGTCCTGGTCGACGGGGACGGCACCGCCTACCGCAGGCCGTACACCAAGATGGTCGAATACCTCGACGCCCTCGACGCCGCCGGCATCGCCCCCGAACGCCGCGTCCTGGCCGCGCTCGGCCCGCGCATGCTCGAGCTCTCCCGGGACCGCTCGGCCGGCGCCCACCCGTACTTCACCACCGTCGAGCACACCGCCGAGGCCCGCACCGCGATCGGCCCGCACCGGCTGCTCGCCCCCGAGGTCGCGGTGGTCCTCGACCCGGACCCCACCTCGGCCCGGGCCACCGCCCGGCAGTACACCACCGGCTACCTGACGCTGCCGAACTACACCAACAACCTGCGCCGCTTCGGCTGGACCGATGCCGACTTCGCCGACGGCGGCAGCGACCGCCTGGTCGACGCGGTCATTCCCTGGGGCACGGCCGAGCAGGTGGCCGCCGCCCTCGACAAGCACTACCGGGCGGGCGCCGACGAGGTGGCCATCCAGGTCCTCAACGGCGGCGACGCCACGACGTTCCCCGCCGAGGCGTTCCGGGCGCTCGCCCGGGAACTGATCGGGGGCAACTGA
- a CDS encoding bifunctional 2-polyprenyl-6-hydroxyphenol methylase/3-demethylubiquinol 3-O-methyltransferase UbiG, with product MSTSSGMFHQHRGMAESYGADAERYNRARTSFPPALIETITSSAPATAVDVGCGTGVVARLLQETGCQVLGVEPDERSAAYARSRGLDVEVSTFEAWDPAGRRFDAVVSGRTWHWIDPAAGAAKAASALRPGGRLTVFWNASDTPAALAEKFLEINLRMFPGNAMLLKNSTSTFDSVSRSVTKAGDTLREQGAFTEPEFLRFDWQRDYTRDEWLDVLPTLSAYTRLSEAQRDELLTAMGDAIDAYGGGFTMQYATLAVAATRR from the coding sequence ATGTCCACTTCGAGCGGGATGTTCCACCAGCATCGAGGGATGGCCGAGTCCTATGGCGCCGATGCCGAGCGGTACAACCGGGCCCGCACGAGTTTCCCGCCGGCCCTGATCGAGACAATCACCAGCTCCGCCCCGGCCACCGCGGTCGACGTCGGCTGCGGCACCGGCGTGGTCGCCCGCCTGTTGCAGGAGACCGGCTGTCAGGTTCTCGGCGTCGAACCCGACGAACGCTCGGCGGCGTACGCCCGTTCGCGCGGGCTCGACGTCGAGGTGTCCACTTTCGAGGCGTGGGACCCGGCCGGCCGCCGGTTCGACGCCGTCGTGTCGGGTCGCACCTGGCACTGGATCGACCCGGCGGCCGGCGCGGCCAAGGCGGCGAGCGCCCTGCGGCCCGGCGGCCGGCTCACCGTGTTCTGGAATGCCAGCGACACCCCGGCGGCCCTCGCCGAGAAGTTCCTCGAGATCAACCTGCGCATGTTCCCCGGCAACGCGATGCTGCTGAAGAATTCCACGTCGACGTTCGACTCCGTCAGCAGAAGCGTGACCAAGGCCGGCGACACCCTCCGGGAACAGGGTGCCTTCACCGAGCCCGAGTTCCTGCGGTTCGACTGGCAGCGGGACTACACCAGGGACGAATGGCTCGACGTCCTGCCCACCCTGAGCGCCTACACCCGGCTCTCCGAGGCGCAGCGTGACGAGCTTCTGACCGCCATGGGCGACGCGATCGATGCGTACGGCGGCGGCTTCACCATGCAGTACGCGACCCTGGCCGTCGCTGCCACCCGCCGCTGA
- a CDS encoding ATP-binding protein: protein MRARSSIPRTLAFTALYVLATYAGRKTVMDATNLSLVWPAAGVSAVWFVAQRTSPWRWLDAVALAGVTIVVNTATGASWQLAVFFVAANLAQAVMFAWLLARWLPQLWGAGGVQPLARLQDLWRLVAAAFISTACGALLGPTGVLLVNGFYSWPATAVWMTRNTVSILLIGVAGLRLGHLLRTCTPGDARNLRVRSRSAWAATSWSRRMEYGAVVLLSAGAYVLAFGVSHGLPLAFPLLVMTVWAGLRLHTGFVIVHDIVFGTVAVLFTLAGDGPFAAIDSHPLRALIAQLFVGMVAVVGLALALGRDERTALVSQLRGSEQAAEGQARLMKAIVDAMTEGLTVIDDRGRLLMRNPAVRELIGGVVSGTAQMAAPSYYGLFHPDGTPLDDEQMPYRRALSGEPVEGMDILVRNPGVPDGRILSVSSSAIPGDPGGTRYAVTVFHDVTAERRHRDELAAFAGVVAHDLLNPLATIEGWAEALSEVVAEDPGHPAAAEAADAVARIRRAAGRMHNLINDLLAYTTARDAAITPTALDLNAMVTDIAAARIDQAQSNHTPVPVFTIGELHTVRADPVLVRHLLDNLISNSIKYTAPGVVPDIGVASHTDGAVVSVTITDNGIGIPAGQHAGIFENFHRAHRSAGYAGTGLGLGICHRIVQRHGGTITAADNPSGPGSQFVFTLPAGGAAGPSPEPATAERAEVLPA, encoded by the coding sequence ATGAGGGCCCGGTCCTCGATCCCGCGGACGCTGGCTTTCACCGCCCTGTACGTGCTGGCCACCTACGCCGGGCGCAAGACGGTCATGGACGCCACGAATCTGAGCCTGGTGTGGCCGGCCGCGGGGGTGTCGGCGGTCTGGTTCGTCGCGCAGCGGACGTCGCCGTGGCGATGGCTGGACGCGGTGGCCCTGGCCGGGGTGACCATCGTGGTGAACACGGCAACGGGTGCGTCGTGGCAGCTCGCGGTGTTCTTCGTCGCGGCCAACCTGGCGCAGGCGGTGATGTTCGCCTGGCTGCTTGCGCGGTGGCTGCCGCAGCTGTGGGGAGCGGGCGGGGTGCAGCCGCTGGCCCGGCTGCAGGACCTGTGGCGGCTGGTGGCGGCGGCGTTCATCAGCACGGCATGCGGGGCGTTGCTCGGCCCGACCGGGGTGCTGCTGGTCAACGGGTTCTACTCGTGGCCGGCCACCGCGGTGTGGATGACCCGCAACACCGTCAGCATCCTGCTGATCGGCGTCGCGGGGCTCCGGCTGGGCCATCTGCTGCGCACCTGCACGCCGGGTGACGCGCGCAACCTGCGGGTTCGGTCCCGTTCGGCGTGGGCGGCGACGTCATGGTCGCGCCGGATGGAGTACGGGGCGGTGGTGCTGCTGTCGGCCGGCGCCTACGTGCTGGCCTTCGGCGTCTCCCACGGGCTGCCGCTGGCGTTCCCGTTGCTGGTGATGACGGTGTGGGCGGGATTGCGGCTGCACACCGGGTTCGTCATCGTGCACGACATCGTCTTCGGCACCGTCGCGGTGTTGTTCACGCTGGCCGGGGACGGTCCGTTCGCCGCGATCGACTCCCATCCGCTCCGGGCGTTGATCGCTCAGTTGTTCGTCGGGATGGTGGCGGTGGTCGGTCTGGCGCTGGCGCTGGGCCGCGACGAGCGTACCGCCCTGGTGTCGCAGCTGCGCGGCTCCGAGCAGGCGGCCGAGGGTCAGGCCCGGCTCATGAAGGCCATCGTCGACGCCATGACCGAGGGGCTGACCGTGATCGACGACCGGGGCCGGCTGCTGATGCGCAACCCGGCGGTGCGTGAGTTGATCGGGGGAGTGGTGAGCGGCACCGCGCAGATGGCCGCGCCCAGCTACTACGGGCTGTTCCACCCCGACGGCACACCGCTGGACGACGAGCAGATGCCCTACCGGCGGGCCCTGTCCGGCGAACCGGTCGAGGGCATGGACATCCTGGTCCGCAATCCCGGCGTGCCCGACGGCCGGATCCTGAGCGTCAGTTCGAGCGCGATCCCCGGCGATCCCGGCGGGACCCGCTACGCCGTCACGGTCTTCCACGACGTCACCGCCGAGCGCCGCCACCGCGACGAGCTCGCCGCCTTCGCCGGCGTGGTGGCCCACGACCTGCTCAACCCGCTCGCCACGATCGAGGGCTGGGCCGAGGCCCTGAGCGAGGTGGTCGCCGAGGACCCGGGTCATCCCGCCGCCGCCGAGGCCGCCGACGCGGTGGCGCGGATCCGCCGGGCGGCCGGCCGGATGCACAACCTGATCAACGACCTGCTCGCGTACACCACCGCCCGGGACGCGGCGATCACCCCGACTGCCCTGGACCTGAACGCGATGGTCACCGACATCGCCGCCGCCCGTATCGACCAGGCCCAGAGCAACCACACCCCCGTGCCGGTCTTCACCATCGGCGAGCTGCACACCGTGCGGGCCGACCCGGTGCTGGTGCGCCACCTGCTGGACAACTTGATCAGCAACTCGATCAAGTACACCGCGCCGGGGGTCGTCCCGGACATCGGCGTCGCCAGCCACACCGACGGTGCCGTCGTGAGCGTGACGATCACCGACAACGGTATCGGCATCCCCGCCGGGCAGCACGCCGGCATCTTCGAGAACTTCCACCGCGCCCACCGCAGCGCCGGCTACGCCGGTACCGGTCTCGGCCTGGGCATCTGCCACCGGATCGTGCAACGCCACGGCGGCACCATCACCGCCGCGGACAACCCCTCCGGGCCGGGCTCGCAGTTCGTGTTCACCCTGCCCGCCGGGGGTGCCGCCGGGCCGTCCCCCGAGCCGGCCACCGCTGAGCGGGCCGAGGTCCTGCCCGCATGA
- a CDS encoding condensation domain-containing protein, which translates to MTQTDQHRLIVPDDKVLAGGLLSVPILYRFSGELDSAALSRALDRVVDRHEALRITYERVGLRRLRENVQPPGVHLPLGEHVVSGPDEADRLVAARMAEMFDPDSLPLTADLYRLTGTEHLLLINVNHRVTDAWSNALIRRDLAHFYNAEVGVETAPLPAVEWRPGDYYAWRDTRMAGEPGRRHAAYWETQAPLLKWAGVRRQPEKFGARRPPARLADIPLAPADVAALRRLAAAERTTLYAVLLAVLFASLHAATAETGLVACSIHANRVRPEVWNTVGQFANLSYLRVDLPPAPRFADVLKLTRAASLEALAHQEYPLLNVVTHPGTTPRTVSRAGEVAFNMLASPPNADSAAGADFSGLRTASLPFPAGVSSHFDLEVFIAPRPEGLSGVLRWAEGGYEPEFAAALAGTYASLVSAAAQDPAVPLAGFREGFSRS; encoded by the coding sequence ATGACCCAGACGGACCAGCACCGGTTGATCGTCCCGGACGACAAGGTTCTCGCCGGCGGCCTGCTCAGCGTTCCCATCCTCTACCGCTTCTCCGGCGAGCTGGACAGCGCCGCGCTGAGCCGGGCGCTCGACCGGGTGGTGGACCGGCACGAGGCGCTGCGCATCACGTACGAAAGGGTGGGGCTGCGCCGACTGCGTGAGAACGTCCAGCCACCCGGGGTGCACCTGCCGCTGGGCGAGCATGTCGTGTCCGGCCCGGACGAGGCCGACCGGTTGGTCGCCGCGCGGATGGCCGAGATGTTCGACCCGGACAGCCTGCCGCTGACCGCCGACCTGTACCGGCTCACCGGCACCGAGCACCTGCTGCTGATCAACGTGAACCACCGGGTCACCGACGCCTGGTCGAACGCGCTGATCCGCCGGGATCTCGCCCATTTCTACAACGCCGAGGTGGGGGTGGAGACCGCGCCGCTGCCCGCTGTGGAGTGGCGGCCCGGTGACTACTACGCCTGGCGGGACACCCGGATGGCCGGCGAACCGGGGCGCCGGCACGCCGCGTACTGGGAAACCCAGGCGCCGCTGCTGAAGTGGGCCGGGGTGCGCCGGCAGCCGGAGAAGTTCGGCGCCCGGCGGCCCCCGGCGCGACTGGCCGACATCCCCCTCGCGCCCGCCGACGTGGCCGCGTTGCGCCGGCTTGCGGCGGCCGAGCGCACCACCCTGTATGCGGTGCTGCTGGCCGTGCTGTTCGCGTCGCTGCACGCGGCGACGGCGGAGACCGGCCTGGTCGCCTGCTCGATCCACGCCAACCGGGTCCGGCCGGAGGTCTGGAACACCGTGGGCCAGTTCGCCAACCTGAGCTATCTGCGGGTCGACCTGCCGCCGGCACCCAGGTTCGCCGACGTGCTCAAGCTGACCCGGGCGGCGTCCCTGGAAGCGTTGGCGCACCAGGAATACCCGTTGCTGAACGTGGTCACCCATCCCGGCACGACGCCGCGTACGGTGTCCCGGGCCGGCGAGGTGGCCTTCAACATGCTGGCCAGCCCGCCGAACGCCGACTCTGCGGCGGGGGCGGACTTCAGCGGTCTGCGGACCGCGTCGCTGCCCTTCCCCGCCGGGGTGAGCAGCCACTTCGACCTGGAGGTGTTCATCGCCCCCCGGCCGGAGGGGCTCAGCGGCGTGCTGCGCTGGGCCGAGGGCGGCTACGAGCCGGAGTTCGCCGCCGCCCTGGCCGGCACCTACGCGTCCCTGGTGTCGGCCGCGGCCCAGGATCCCGCCGTGCCGCTCGCCGGCTTCCGGGAGGGGTTCAGCCGATCATGA
- a CDS encoding SDR family NAD(P)-dependent oxidoreductase, producing MTDEFGIAGKTLLVTGSGRNIGKAIVLEFAARGANVVINARSNVDEANEVKREAEALGAKALVVLGDAADKATVLAMKTRAEEAFGHVDIYVSNAARRLHKDFWETTDEDWDLHLNQQLTASWHLAKAFAPGMRERGWGRIVHMNGPDGWIGGPTRIPHSTAKGGLRTLTRSLARSLGPYGITVNDINPGLAKTVRDPSTHPGMTPDRSERYARETIAIKRQPEPAEIAWACAFLAAERSGAITGAALHVDGGQFMIG from the coding sequence ATGACCGATGAGTTCGGAATCGCCGGGAAGACCCTGCTCGTCACGGGCTCCGGCCGGAATATCGGCAAGGCCATCGTGCTCGAGTTCGCCGCCCGCGGCGCGAACGTCGTCATCAACGCGCGTTCCAATGTGGACGAGGCGAACGAGGTGAAGCGGGAGGCGGAGGCGCTCGGTGCGAAGGCCCTCGTCGTGCTGGGCGACGCCGCGGACAAGGCCACCGTGCTGGCGATGAAGACCCGCGCCGAGGAGGCGTTCGGGCACGTCGACATCTACGTGAGCAACGCCGCCCGGCGCCTGCACAAGGACTTCTGGGAGACCACGGACGAGGACTGGGACCTGCACCTCAACCAGCAGCTGACCGCGTCGTGGCACCTCGCCAAGGCGTTCGCGCCCGGGATGCGTGAGCGCGGCTGGGGGCGCATCGTGCACATGAACGGGCCGGACGGCTGGATCGGCGGCCCCACCCGGATCCCGCACTCCACCGCCAAGGGCGGCCTGCGCACGCTCACCCGGTCGCTGGCCCGCAGCCTCGGCCCGTACGGCATCACGGTCAACGACATCAATCCGGGGCTGGCCAAGACCGTCCGCGACCCGAGCACCCACCCCGGGATGACGCCCGACCGCTCGGAGCGCTACGCCCGGGAGACCATCGCCATCAAGCGGCAGCCGGAGCCCGCCGAGATCGCCTGGGCCTGCGCGTTCCTCGCGGCCGAGCGGTCCGGGGCGATCACCGGTGCCGCCCTGCACGTCGACGGTGGTCAGTTCATGATCGGCTGA
- a CDS encoding LLM class flavin-dependent oxidoreductase produces MTRELKLGAMMYGVGGPGQPRTWLNPEIPGDASVDVRWYIARAQQAEAALFDLIFIVDGQFVTPESSNHYLNRLEPLTLLSAVAVHTTHIGLVGTLSTSYNEPFNVARRLASLDLISGGRAGWNVVATGDGGTAGNFGRDEHYDYPTRYGRALEHVQVAQGLWDSYEDDAFPRDKERGVFFDPSRQHPLDHKGEYFSVAGPLNIERSPQGQPVIFQAGDSDEGRDLGAAVGEAVFTHARTLEQAQAFGRDLRTRAAAKGRDPQSLLIFSGIYPTIADTDEQARAAERATFPSFERALQEFGRPFGGHDFTRYDPDAPFPELGDLGDHSFRTQADRIKQLAREKQLTLRQVVEYQLNARRSPFVGSPRTVAAEIERWFTAGAFDGINLVVTAPSRFADFTDRVLPILRERGIVRTGYRSTTLRGNLGLPVPENRHTVARRRDPVSE; encoded by the coding sequence GTGACCAGAGAGCTCAAGCTGGGTGCCATGATGTACGGGGTAGGCGGGCCCGGCCAGCCGAGAACCTGGCTCAACCCCGAGATCCCCGGCGACGCCAGCGTCGACGTGCGGTGGTACATCGCCCGGGCGCAGCAGGCCGAGGCCGCCCTGTTCGACCTGATCTTCATCGTGGACGGCCAGTTCGTCACGCCGGAATCGTCGAACCACTATCTGAACCGGCTGGAGCCGCTGACCCTGCTCTCCGCGGTAGCCGTGCACACCACCCACATCGGGCTGGTCGGCACGCTTTCCACGTCGTACAACGAGCCGTTCAACGTGGCCCGGCGGCTGGCCTCGCTCGACCTGATCAGCGGCGGCCGGGCCGGCTGGAACGTGGTGGCGACCGGCGACGGCGGGACGGCGGGCAACTTCGGGCGCGACGAGCACTACGACTATCCCACCCGGTACGGGCGCGCGCTGGAGCACGTCCAGGTGGCCCAGGGCCTGTGGGACTCCTACGAGGACGACGCGTTCCCCCGGGACAAGGAGCGCGGGGTGTTCTTCGACCCGTCGCGGCAGCACCCGCTCGACCACAAGGGTGAGTACTTCAGCGTCGCCGGCCCGCTGAACATCGAGCGCTCACCGCAGGGCCAGCCGGTCATCTTCCAGGCCGGCGACTCGGACGAGGGGCGCGATCTCGGGGCGGCGGTCGGTGAAGCCGTCTTCACCCATGCCCGCACCCTCGAGCAGGCCCAGGCCTTCGGCCGCGACCTGCGCACCCGGGCGGCCGCGAAGGGCCGTGACCCGCAGAGCCTGCTCATCTTCTCGGGCATCTACCCGACCATCGCCGACACCGACGAGCAGGCCCGGGCGGCGGAACGGGCGACCTTCCCCAGCTTCGAGCGCGCGTTGCAGGAGTTCGGCCGCCCGTTCGGCGGCCACGACTTCACGCGGTACGACCCGGACGCCCCGTTCCCCGAGCTGGGCGATCTCGGCGACCACAGCTTCCGTACCCAGGCCGACCGGATCAAGCAGCTGGCCCGGGAGAAGCAGCTGACCCTGCGTCAGGTGGTCGAGTACCAGCTGAACGCGCGGCGCTCGCCCTTCGTCGGTTCGCCGCGGACCGTCGCGGCGGAGATCGAACGCTGGTTCACGGCGGGCGCGTTCGACGGCATCAACCTCGTGGTGACCGCCCCGAGCAGATTCGCCGACTTCACCGATCGGGTGCTGCCGATCCTGCGGGAACGCGGCATCGTCCGCACCGGCTACCGGTCGACCACCCTGCGCGGCAACCTCGGCCTGCCCGTGCCGGAGAACAGGCACACCGTGGCCAGGCGCCGCGATCCGGTCAGCGAGTAG
- a CDS encoding non-ribosomal peptide synthetase, with amino-acid sequence MSNSDAAGPVLAVVERHAQSRGDAPAILRPGDEPGGGLSYRRLAARLHAVRAALTELGVRPGHRVAVVPGEDADSAALLLGVLATAACCPVNPLWSAAETQDYLDTLDVALIVLADGAGPAAAALVSAAKAPAVTIRFTGDEVTVLPQRGGRPAGTAATGPYPDEALLLRTSGTTSIGKVVSLSGAGVVAAAQATVDAYHLTGADRRFNIMPFFHVQGLVGALIAALVAGGSIVCAPAPDPATVLRTALDSGATWLSATPTMHRLMVRHVPADGTWPGTLRFVRCGSGALTGGLRAELEAGYGLPVVESYGMSEAHQIASTPLPGDPPAAGLVPTGSEVGVVDRHGEVSTAVDASGEIVIRGANVMHGYVWPPGLASPWAGDWLRTGDLGRLLPDGSFLITGRVKEMINVGGEKVSPFEVEAAMLSHAAVAEAVAFGIPDPVRDEQLGAVLVLEPGAQLGDEEFRSYLGQRLAPVKIPRVVLRRPDVPVAESGKIQRGSLAAVLAGELAAAERAAAQPRGRTAPRTPAEAMLKGLWSLVLKRDDLGVDDDFMILGGDSMAAMALLSMVEDSLGVAITPAELFTDVTTIAAMAAVIGERTAAAGGGAGR; translated from the coding sequence ATGTCGAACTCCGATGCCGCCGGGCCGGTGCTCGCGGTCGTTGAGCGGCACGCGCAGAGCCGGGGCGACGCGCCGGCGATCCTGCGGCCCGGCGACGAGCCGGGCGGCGGGCTGAGCTACCGGCGCCTGGCAGCCCGGCTGCATGCCGTCCGCGCGGCGCTGACCGAGCTGGGGGTGCGTCCCGGCCACCGGGTCGCGGTGGTCCCCGGCGAGGACGCCGACAGCGCCGCGCTGCTGCTGGGCGTGCTCGCCACCGCCGCGTGCTGCCCGGTCAACCCGCTCTGGTCGGCCGCCGAGACCCAGGACTACCTGGACACGCTCGACGTCGCGCTGATCGTGCTGGCCGACGGGGCCGGTCCGGCCGCCGCCGCGCTGGTGTCGGCGGCCAAGGCGCCGGCGGTCACCATCCGGTTCACCGGGGACGAGGTGACGGTGCTGCCGCAGCGCGGTGGCCGTCCGGCCGGGACGGCGGCGACCGGGCCGTACCCGGACGAGGCGCTGCTGCTGCGCACCTCCGGCACCACCTCGATCGGCAAGGTGGTCTCGCTGAGCGGTGCCGGTGTGGTCGCGGCCGCGCAGGCCACGGTGGACGCCTACCACCTGACCGGGGCCGACCGCCGGTTCAACATCATGCCGTTCTTCCACGTGCAGGGCCTGGTCGGGGCCCTGATCGCCGCGCTGGTCGCGGGGGGCAGCATCGTCTGCGCGCCGGCCCCGGACCCGGCCACCGTGCTGCGCACCGCGCTGGACAGCGGGGCGACCTGGCTCTCGGCCACGCCCACCATGCACCGGCTGATGGTGCGGCACGTGCCCGCGGACGGCACCTGGCCCGGGACGTTGCGGTTCGTCCGCTGCGGCTCCGGCGCCCTGACCGGCGGGCTGCGGGCCGAGCTGGAGGCCGGCTACGGCCTGCCGGTCGTCGAGTCGTACGGGATGTCCGAGGCGCACCAGATCGCCTCGACCCCGCTGCCCGGTGACCCGCCCGCCGCCGGGCTGGTGCCCACCGGCTCCGAGGTCGGGGTGGTCGACCGGCACGGCGAGGTCAGCACGGCCGTGGACGCATCCGGCGAGATCGTCATCCGCGGCGCCAACGTCATGCACGGCTACGTGTGGCCGCCCGGCCTGGCGTCCCCATGGGCAGGCGACTGGCTGCGCACCGGCGACCTGGGCAGGCTGCTGCCGGACGGCTCGTTCCTGATCACCGGGCGGGTCAAGGAGATGATCAACGTGGGTGGCGAGAAGGTGTCGCCGTTCGAGGTGGAGGCCGCGATGCTCAGCCATGCCGCGGTGGCCGAGGCGGTCGCGTTCGGCATCCCCGACCCGGTCCGCGACGAGCAACTCGGCGCGGTGCTCGTGCTCGAGCCGGGCGCGCAGCTGGGCGACGAGGAGTTCCGGTCGTATCTCGGGCAGCGGCTCGCCCCGGTCAAGATCCCCCGGGTCGTCCTGCGCCGCCCGGACGTCCCGGTGGCCGAGTCCGGCAAGATCCAGCGGGGCTCGCTGGCCGCCGTGCTCGCCGGCGAACTGGCCGCGGCGGAGCGGGCGGCGGCGCAGCCGCGGGGCCGCACGGCGCCCCGCACCCCGGCCGAGGCCATGCTCAAGGGGCTGTGGTCGCTGGTGCTCAAGCGGGACGACCTCGGCGTGGACGACGACTTCATGATCCTCGGCGGCGACTCGATGGCCGCGATGGCGTTGCTGAGCATGGTCGAGGACAGTCTCGGCGTGGCGATCACCCCGGCCGAGCTGTTCACCGATGTCACCACGATCGCGGCGATGGCCGCCGTGATCGGCGAACGGACCGCTGCGGCGGGCGGGGGAGCGGGCCGATGA